The nucleotide window TTTTTTCTCTAAGTACATAGATGCAAAATGGAAAATTTGAAAGAGCAGATGTGTGCTTATCTATATGTGTATATGTAAAGTGCCATATGTGCAACGACATGTGGGTGGTGTATATGGTTGGTGTCTGGGTACAGGAGTCTCACGTGCATAAGTATACATTGTAGAATCATTTCAAGTTATTTTGGGTTTGGAGCTCCTCTCTTTCTTGGCAGCTCCGCTGTGGGTTACCCCAagctggatcagagccagagtcagaatGCAAGTGAGGATGAGTCGGTCTGATATTAAAGTGAACCCAGTTTAGGAAAGTACATTACGTTATCTGTGAGCACACATCCCCCACAGACAGGGAAGCAGAGAAAAAGAGACCCACTTCCTGAAACAGAAAAGCAGAGCCCAAAACATACAGCATTGTGAGAAATGGAACCCTGAAATATGGGACATCATCGGCTCCACCCCTCATCCCTCTCCCACTGCTCCAGAGGTGATAGGCTCTTGGTCAGAATTGAGCTACACAAGAAGGATGGCATAGAGGAAACTGTCACCACTGCTACTCCAAGGAGTTCACTCTCCAGGGCTATCAAAAATATTCATTAAATGATTTAGGCAAGTAAGTCATTTAGCTTGGAGGTTAGGTCAAACCCCTGCATAGAGTGTCACACTGAACAAGAGATTTCCTTGGAGAGATGAACGGCTATTTTGCAGCATACTACATCTATCCTACCTGCTTCAAAGGCAAAGCATGAACAGAGGATTCACCTCTCTCATTGCTTCTGGTGCCCACACTTCATGCAAGAAGTGCTGGCTGACATTCCTTGAATCCCTTTTGTGCAACCTGGATACACAGACAAGAATTCTATCTTTAATGAGGTGCATTTTCTGTTCCTTCTAGAGAGGATCCCTGGAGAGTAGCAAAGATGGTGAAATCCTACCTCCAGCAGCACAACATCCCTCAAAGGGAGGTGGTGGACACTACAGGTTTAAATCAGTCTCACCTCTCACAGCATCTCAACAAAGGCACACCCATGAAGACCCAGAAGAGAGCTGCTCTCTACACCTGGTATGTCCGCAAGCAGCGAGAGGTGGCCCAGCGTAAGTATAGCAACAGCAAATCTCTCCTAACTCTAGTGTCCTATAGCTCCCCCTACCCTCATCTGCAGtgtggaaggcaggggagggaggcccTTCCTAGCAGTAAGGTTAGACAAGTTCATGTCACCATtcaacaggggtggccaaactgcacaaaggagcctgcagccacCCACTTCTTTAAAGGTGGAGAGCAGGCTACAGCTCTCATCTGTCGGTATATCCAAATGGGGGCACTGACTTGGACCAAGATGGGGCACTGCCCAATGAAGTGCATTTATGTAAGCATAGACAGCATAGCTGATCACCAGCAGTGATAGAACCCAGGACCTTCAGCACCAGAAAAGAGTTATCTGCAATTTCATCTAAAGAAGTAATTCCTTTAGCCATGAGTAAGTAGCAGGCTGTAGCTCTGGGGTCAGCCCTGAGTGCGATACCATCTCTCACACATACTAAGTCAGTGTGTTACAAATACATGCTTAAAATGATAGCCTTTGCAACCTCCATCTCCATATGAACAAATGTGGCTGTAATTGGTTTCATTTTATACGTATTAGATGGGCCCCTAGTAAAATTAATAACTTGGCCTTTAGTTGGGCCTAGAGGGTTGGACTCTACATGAGTTGCATCcaccccagctcctgctgctaGTTCTGTTTCACTGCTTCACACTAGGAATCAAGATGCACCATATCCGATGGTCCCAGTGGGGATGATCTTACCCATTTTAGACAAATATAGAGCTTTATTTAAATCTCATCTAGATTTTGCACCTGCATTTGTTCAATAGTAGGAGACACTGAGTAAAGGTAAGTTGCTCTGAGCCAGATGAATTCCAAGAAAGAGAATGTTACAAAAACATCCTATCAGCAAGCAAAGCCCCTTGCCTATTTGTGTTTCCAGAGTTCACTCATGCTGGTCAGGGACTTGTGGCAGAGGAGCCCATGGGAGATGACCTGCCCACCAAGAAAGGGAGAAGAAACCGCTTTAAGTGGGGTCCTGCCTCACAACAGATCCTATTCCAAGCTTACGAGAGACAGAAGAACCCaagcaaggaggagagagaagcatTGGTGGAGGAGTGCAACAGGTGAAGGAGGGTCTCCAGTGTTgatggaggaggggaaaagagagggaTGGAATGGGCCTTTGTGTGCTCTTGCTATACTGCCAGAAGCCATACTCTGCTCTGTGTAAGGGCAATGGGGTAGCAGTGGATTGAGATCTCCTGTTGTTCTTTCTTTGGGATACAATTTGCAAAACGCTGTGTAGTGAAATCCCAATACCCAATGCAAGAGAATGATTGGCTAGAGCCAGCTGTAGAACAAGTTTCCAGCACTGAGCTCTCATTGCctgttattccagtcctgggctccaaCAATGCTCTGCCTCTCTACCCACTGTACAGAACAGCCTGCTcatcctgccctgagcctctgcttACTGGGTGACCAGGCATGCATACAGACACCGAAGTCACGAACACCCCACACAGACCTTTGGCTGTTGAGCGTGTCCCCCCGcaccccccacactccatgagtGTATCATCAAGGGCCTGGTGTTATGGAGACCCTGCCTGGTCACAGGAGTCACCATAGCACATATTAGCTGATTAGGGAGTCAATCCAGAGCTATCAATCATTCAGCAGTGCTCCAGCTCACCAAACAGAAAGAAAGTGTTTCCTTACACAGCTATGAGATCACCAAGGCCCTTCCTTTGCTCTTTCCTGATAGGGCAGAGTGCATTCAGCGTGGCGTCTCCCCATCCCAGGCCCAAGGTCTGGGCTCAAACCTGGTCACCGAGGTGAGAGTTTATAACTGGTTTGCCAACCGTAGGAAGGAGGAAGCCTTTCGGCACAAGCTAGCCATGGATACCTACAGTGGGCCgcagcccagctctgctccctcacTGACCTCTCACAACTCTTCCTCCCTTCAGCCAACGCCTGCTATCTCGCCAAGCAAAGTCCACGGTGAGTACTGACTACAAAGTACTGGAACAGGAGACCGGTGAGCCTGCAAGTTCAGGCACCGAGGCCATTTCGAAGCTTGTCCCTTCAGAGGCTGATCAGTAGATGGGACAGCCAAACTGACATGGGGTTTACACAGGATCAAAGTGTAGGTGATAAAGGGATATTTCTGCATGCACGAGATGAGGGGAGAAGGGTGACAAGTGGAGTGAAGAGGACACTGGAAGCTCAATGCTGAGGGAGTGCCTTACAGTCAGTTCTTATTCATTGCTCTGTCACAGCCCCCTATTGATGAACAGCAGTCAGTAATCCCTATTTCAAGGGCTCGCCTGTTACCTTGTATCAGAGGTTAATTGTATACCCTTTCTTCTCACATGCACGGCTCCCTCTTTGGGAGCCTCCAACTGCCATAAGTCGGAGACACAAACATTCTTGGCTGAATTGTTAGGAGTTAGGAAAAGGTACCCTCTGCAGCCTCAGCAAGCCAAAACAGACTCTTCTGCTTTCAGTGATTATGAAAACTGACAATGGCATCTCCGCCTCCTTTCTCTGTGGTAGCCAGATGAACAAGTGACAAGTACCTGTATTCAGCAAGCTCACTTTTCTATTATGTAATGCTCAGGTGCTTTGTCCTTTTTCGTGTTTCTAGGCAAAAGTCCTTGAGATGCCAGTGTGTTAGTGAAGCAGTACCAATCATCATTGATCTCCAGGGCTGCAAGAGACACTGCAACTAGAGCACAAGTGCAAACTCCCCCTCTGTGCAGGGAAGGGAATAAAGCTGCTACCTAAACTGTCCTCAGTGCTAAAGCAGGGACTTAATGGTGGAAATTCCATCATCCCTCTCAGAGTAAGGGGTTTCTAGCAATCTTCCTTGACACAATAGAATAGAAAAGCCTACCACTTAAAAGGCTAGAAGGAATAATTCCCCTCTCCCTTTGACACATGTTGATCTTGCCAAAGAAGGATTTGGGTCTATTGGTAAGGCCAGGGAAGCCCAGGATTGAGTGAACCTGGAAGACTGAGTTTACCTCTCACTTTGGGGTAGATGCTATCACCCAGACTCCCTTCCCTTCTATATTTACTCCTAGGAAGAATTTCTAACCAACTTAGTTACACAGCTTTTTTCCCATGGCAATACTCAGCCTTGCACAAAGCTGGTACATCAGGagatgacttgtccaaggccacccAGCAAGCTACTGGGAGGATTAAAATTTTGGTGTGTTCTTGGTTTCCAAGTACCGTGCTCAGTCCAcacaccctctcagctctgaaacAGCACCAGTGAAGGAGGGCTGCCTTGGTGCACTTGGCACTTCTAAGGCAAAGGCCTAGAAAGGGAATTGAATTTATTGCTTGTCCTAATTTACTAGATCAGCCTCATCTGTGGGAACCAAGTCTCTCCTTTTCTGACATAGGAATGAGGTACAATCAGCAGCCAGCCAATGAGGCAGAGTCTTCCAGCAGCAATCATCATGGGAACAGCTCCATGGTGACCACCCAAACCATTCTTCATCAGGTCTCTCCCCCTGGACTGGAGCCAAGCCAGAACCTGTTGAGCACAGACACTAAGCTGGTGAGTGACATATACCCTAGTCCAGGTGATTCCATGATGTCAGGGAATCAAAGAAGGCTCCCTGGGTTTCCAGAGGACAATATTCAGAAATGATATTTTCCAGAATGCTGTTAACTCTCCACAGCAGTACCAAGTCCAAAAGCATTCTTAGGATTCTCACACCCTGACACCTAGTGGTGGGGGTGGGTACTGGGAGCATGAGGACTGAGTAGGACTATCCTATCCAGTTACTGCCCTGGGATTAATCAAAACAGTATGGTACACCTTTCAATAGGAAAACAGGGCCCAAGACATCTAATGACAGACCTGCCGTTAACCTCCCCATCCCAAAAGGTCTGTTTCTCTCCCACTATCAGATTCCTTCCATTACCACTCACTTTTGATTGAACTCCACACTCAGCAAGATAGGGGAAAAGAATCCAGTGGCTCTAACAAATCAGGGACCTGTTACTTTCCCTGACCCATTTGTAAAAGTAAGGTGCAACAGACCCAGTTTACATATAATTCCTACCAATAGATCTTGTACAGTAAATCTGGATTGTACCAGCCTAATCATATTCATCTTGAGGCAGATCTCCTTTGGATATCTTTCATTAACTAAGCCTTCTCCCATGTGGTTTGTATCACTACGCTAAGATTATATGATTGATCATTCTTGGCTGGTTTGCACAGTTCCCTTTGGATTGTATGCGACATATAAAACCTGTTAGCAAGAAGTTTCTATTGGTCCACCGCTGTCCTGCGGCAAAGTTCAATTCATTAATCCAATTAAAATCTTTACAGTCACCCAATCACTTTGCTGATTTTCTGGTCACTCCTGTGAAGGAAAAAAGTCTTTCCACAAGACTTTGAAAATATCCTTCTGCTGCTGTGTACaaaaaaggacactgtcaagatGGTTAGTCCAACCATTTACCCTATTGCTCCTTAATCTTGTTACAGATCAATGCAGATATGTATGTTTAGGAAGTTCCAATGCTTTatttaactatatatatatatatatatatatatatatatatatatatatatatataaagtattCAGCTTTGGCAGCTTAATACTTGTGATACTTTTATAGGACTTTTTAACTAGGGACCTCACATGGTTTACAGACTATAACCTCAACCTCACTAGAAGGTAGATATGAATTACGAAGTTCACCTGAGAGTttgaaaactgagacacagacagGTTAAATGACTTGACAAAGGGCACAaattcagtcagtgacagaaccAAGTCTAGAACTGAAAgtcctgctctacccactagccagacatgctctctctctctgtaacaaGCAACCCTGCAATAACgcacactagaatttacacccctcTGGTGCGTACTTACATAGAATGTAGAGAAGCCCTAAGAAAGGAAGGACTCATGAGTTCTAGCCGCCGCTTTGAACCAGCTtttaagtcacttagcctctctgtgcctcacttttcaAACTCTAAAATTAACTTCATATCTACCTTCTAATGGGGTTGGGAGGGTTCAAGTTTGTAAAGCCTTTTGAGGTCCCTAGTTACAAAGTGCTAAACAAGTATAAGTGTTAGGCTGCTAAAGCTGAACATTTaatatgttgaaaaaaaaaaaaggcatcaaAACTTTTTATACATAAAAATTTGCATGGGATTTTTAATAACATAATAAGCAGCAATAGGGTAAATGGATGAACCACTGTACCTCATTTTCCCCTCCCTAATGTAAACTGAGGATAGTACTTCACTATATGGGAACGGAGGCTAAATTCacaaatgtttgcaaagcactcagATTCTCAGATGGGAGGAGACTGACCAGGGCAAAGTGTTATTGTTAATACCATGACAGTGTTCTTTAATAGTTAATCAATCAGCACGGAGGCAGCATACAAACTATACTCAGCTAAATAAAGTCCCTTCCaaactgtcagaagctgggtgGGAAACTGATCACAGATTGGAACTTTAAAGTGCTCACCATACTCCAGCTGTTGCAGACGGCATTTTCAcagctcttctttcttcctcatgCCCAGATCTCTGCTCATGGGGGACCTCTCCCTCCTGTCAGCACCCTGACGGCTTTGCACAGCCTAGAGCAAAATCCACACACGTTGAGCCAGCAAACCCAGAATCTAATCATGGCATCACTGCCTGGTGTTATGGCAATTGgagctggtgagacctcatcccTGGCACCAGCATTCACCAACACAGGGGCCTCCACCCTGGTAATAGGTGAGCAGTGAACAATGTGGGCAAGTTGGAGGGCTCACTGTGGTTTCTATCCCACACTCTGTTTATCAGGATTtcctgaaagggaaaaaaggatcTATGATCATTTTAAATGTCTGTCATTTCCTGAGCCAAAAGCTTTGAGGCTGCAGGGAAAAATATATGATTGAAGGATCAATCACAAATATGGGGACTGTCAGGAGCTCCTCAGAAGCATTAGTACTTTGCACCATTCCACATGATATGAAAATGTCCTACTCCTGTAGAAGCTTAACAGTTCACAAGTGGGGAACGGATGGCTAAGCAACTTGAGTAAAGGGATACAAAACCTTTCATCTCCATGTCATTGTTTCAAATCCAGCTATTTGGTAGCCTAAACAAAATGAAACCCATGAGTCTAAATTTAGTTCTTTGTGGCTAGTTACACATAGCACTCTTGTCAGCAGTTTGAGGTGAAGTTAAAATAAGGACTGGGCCATTAAACTCCACTTTCACTTTCAAAGAAGGTCTCTCCAGTGAAGGATTACAGCAGATTTGAACAGAATTGCATTGTGTGATCTGTGGCTGAACAGGATGCCTCAGCTCAGGCACAAGCACTGGTGGTAAGAGCTACTTGCATGGTGCTTTTCTGCACAAGATGTGGCTCAAACTACTGTTGATAGACCTTAACTTTCATAGACACTAAGTTCATTCACAACTGGACAAGGCACAGGTGTAAagcagctccctctgccccaaagagtccTAGCTCATACTACTATTGGAGACTAGGCACAGCTATGGAAACCATTCCAAAATTTCTGCAGACCCCACTTTGGCAGAGGGAACAGTCATGCACTCCCAGTATGAGATGAGATGAAAGAAGGAACTGAATATGCATGTCTTTATTTCTCAGGCCTAGCCTCCACCCAAGCCCAGAGTGTTCCTGTGATAAACAGCATGGGAAGCAGCCTTACTACCCTTCAGCCTGTCCAGTTCTCCCAGCAGCTCCACCCATCTTACCAGCAGCCCATCATGCAGCAGGTCCAGAGCCACATCAATCAGAGCCCCTTCATGGCCACCATGGCCCAGATACAGAGCCCCCATGGTAAGGGTTCAAACTGGATTTCACCACCTTCACAGTCTCTTTTGCTTGAGAGGTTAACTGATGGCCCCTGGGTTTGAAGCACTCTGTTTATTATCAGAAGAACAGAAGAAGAGGGTAGGTGATTCCTCTTCTAGATCGAGATCCCACTGGTTGTGTCTGAGATTCAGGATTGACTGACAGCAGATTCATGTTGGTGTCACTTTGGCTAAGTTGATCTCCCATTTATTTAACTGTTCCTGTTCCTAGTTACAACTCTCAGAGCTCCAAAATCCACACAATcttgttttctttcatttctaGCTCTCTACAGCCACAAGTCTGAAGTGGCCCAATATGCACATACTGGCCTTTTACCCCAGACCATGGTGATAACAGATACAGCAAATCTCAGTGCCCTGACTAACCTGACACCAACCAAACAGGTAACAAAGCAGGAAATGGTATTTATCATATGCCTTCATTCCCCTACTTAAAACTGCACTGTATATCACACAGCATACTGCCTATGCCAGTAGAGTATATCTGGTACCCTGTCTGTGCCACTCCAGCAGGACAATCTTCCTCACCCCAGCGCCTTGCCAATACCAGCTGGAACATTGGGAACATTAGAGCAAGCTTCCTTGCTGCACTGCCAAGAAGCAATGAGTTTCCTTGGAAACAGAACCTGCTTGCTGTTTCCAATCCAGCTTGCCCATGTAAATGCCTCTTAGAAGGCTTATAGGAGACAGATCTGACCCAGGCACTGTTCCAAAGCTCAGGAAACATTAATTTTCTCAGGTGTTTACATCTGAATCAGAGACCCATACGGAGTCTGGGATCCACACGTCAGTGTCACAGACACCAACAATACATTTACAGAACCAAGACACAACCATTCAGCACGTTCAGCCAGGCCATCTCCTCACCCCGAGCCCAGCTGGTAAGACCAATAAACTATCATTTTATACtgtccctccatccctcctccatCTGCCAATACCCCAATGGTAGGACATGAAATAGCATCCACGGCTTCCTATTCTGCATCAGAACTCCAACTAGGCCCTGGGGGATACAGAAAATGACCTAATGAAAGGAAATACTAAAGCACAGTCCATAGCAAGGATTTTTCAGCATATCCAAAGTGAGGTATGGGTGTGGATATGGGGCCTATATGGAATTTGTACAAGTGACTAACATTGAAGAACacaggcaggaatggtgtccctacacagccaaacatggagaaagcATTCAAGGCTGGGGAGGCAAAGATTCCTTCAGGAATAGGATATAGGGTAAAGCCTACCAACTCTGAGAGGACATTAGTGAGTCATTTTAATTCCAAGGGGGTTGATCCCCAAGTTACTTTGAGAACAGCTTTGCATCTGGGCACGCAAGTCTTTGCCTATGAAATGGGAATGGGATAAAGgagtgagggcttgtctataaAAACACTTAGTGTGCAGCaaactggggtgtaaatctagcCCGCATTAGCTTGCCACGAACTAAGTGTCTGTGGGGACCCTGCTGCCGCACACTGGAAGTTTCACAGTGTGCTTTTATTTATGACTGTTTCAAAGAGGCGTAGATCAAGGTACGCTATGAAACTTTTAGTACactgcagcagggtccacatagaAAGCTAGTGtgaggtagatttacaccccagtttGCTGTAAGCTCAATGTTGGTGTAGATGAGCCCTAACTCTTCAGTGATGTCAGGAAAATATCAGACCTTAGTGTCTGAGATGAAGAATCTTTAGATGCCATGTaggagtgagggaggggggaattaGAAAAGGAACAGATGAAGGAAACTACCATGCTAAAACTGCATGTTTTTAACAGTCTCCTCTAGCAGCCTGGTGCTCTACCACAGCTCTGACTCCACCAACAGCCACAGCCACTTGCTGCCATCTACTCACAGCGTTATTGAGACCTTCATCCCCACACAGATGGCATCCTCCACTCAGTAACCATGGTGACCAGTTCACAGGTGACTGCCATGACTGAGCCATCAGGAGCACCTCCATCTGTGTTTGTGATTCACTGTCACTGCTGCCTTCCACAGGGAAGAGAGTGCCTGGCCTGGAGGCCTCCACCCCCTCTCCACTGCCTTGTGTGAAGTCCTCACCCTCATCCAAACACAACACGGGAAGAGGTTTTTCTTGAGCACAAAGCTATGAACACACATCCAGATGACAGAGGAGGACAGGGCTGACACCACTAGCTTCCACTGCCAAAGGGAACAATGGCCAGCATAGAGACCAGAAATTGAGGACTTCCATCAGGATATGGGTCTGAATGGTCTACAGCAAAATTGCAAAGGGATAGCTggaattttctttcttcttaaCCTTAGCTGGGCTGCATATATATAAACCTGCCAATTCCACAGCAGGTCCTGCAGGAAAGAGCAGAACTGAGCTGCTAATGGCAGGTGAGCACCACTTACCCACCCACCACTGCTGCAACAAGCAGATGGAAACTGAATGAGAGAGAAACTTTTCTTGGGGCAGACAGTACAAGAGCCCGAATACTGGCCCTGCAGCTAAAAGACACTGAGAAACAGAGCCAGGGATGGCATGAGAACTATCTTCTCATTACAGAACCACTAACTAAAAACTTGTCATTTCTTTAACTTAAAAGGGACACTGTCGATTTATTTAGGTTCAGAAATATGACTTCCACTAGGCCAGGGCTGTTTGAGGGTAAGAGGCCTGAGTATTTTCAATAGTTCtactttgttttaaattcagAAATTGAAGGTCAGGAGAAAGGAATGTTTAATTCTCCACATCAGCAGGCTTGATTCTTGGTCTCTCACACACCCCACAGGGTGATCAATGGAGCCAGTGCGGTCAGCatttgggatggggagagagcaaGAAGTGGCTCAACATAATACATCTGAAAATAATGTTTCAGAAACATGGCTTTTTAAGCCCTGCCCCTCATGTAACACCATTGCCCCTTCTAACAgagggagaggtgtgtgtgtgtgttggtctcTCTCACATGTATCAGATCTTCTCTGTAAAGATCTCCACATAGGCGGATTGTTTTAGTATAAATATAGTGTAACCACATTCTTAATTCTTAGCCCTTCACTGTATGCCTGATGCTACAGCCCCCACTCCTGTGAATAATCCCTCAGATTTCCATGGATCTATTTGTATAAGTGAACGCTTTGAGTCCTGAGGCCCTAGTTATAAATGCTTCTAGtatttcctcttcttccttgtTGCTTATATGTTCATATCACTGATGAGCTGCAAACAAACATAGGAGAAGCCATAATAAACGTCTTTCTGGGGTTCTAATGGAGCTGAAGATATCAATTTATACTGCAGAGGGGACAAATCCCAATGAGGGGAAAATATGATCAAGCCTCTAAAAGGATAAGAAACAATAGAGAACAAAAGAAACTATACAAataagttgacagtgtccctATTGCCACCATATCTGATGACTGCAAACATATAGATATAAATTGGTGCCAGTATTCAGAAGACTTTTTCCCTGGACTCTGATATAAAGAGCTATTAGAGCCTAATTTCAGTAACTGAAAATCTCAGTGGAATTGGTCCCTAGGACTGATGCCCCTCTCTACTCTGTTATC belongs to Gopherus flavomarginatus isolate rGopFla2 chromosome 15, rGopFla2.mat.asm, whole genome shotgun sequence and includes:
- the HNF1A gene encoding hepatocyte nuclear factor 1-alpha isoform X1, giving the protein MVSKLSHLQVELLGALLESGLTKETLIKALGEVDPYALQSESQRAISAIQVEKGEPCAEIPNLSNGMEESRMSEEETSDDGEEFTPPIMKELENLSPEEAAHQKAVVDRLLQEDPWRVAKMVKSYLQQHNIPQREVVDTTGLNQSHLSQHLNKGTPMKTQKRAALYTWYVRKQREVAQQFTHAGQGLVAEEPMGDDLPTKKGRRNRFKWGPASQQILFQAYERQKNPSKEEREALVEECNRAECIQRGVSPSQAQGLGSNLVTEVRVYNWFANRRKEEAFRHKLAMDTYSGPQPSSAPSLTSHNSSSLQPTPAISPSKVHDQPHLWEPSLSFSDIGMRYNQQPANEAESSSSNHHGNSSMVTTQTILHQVSPPGLEPSQNLLSTDTKLISAHGGPLPPVSTLTALHSLEQNPHTLSQQTQNLIMASLPGVMAIGAGETSSLAPAFTNTGASTLVIGLASTQAQSVPVINSMGSSLTTLQPVQFSQQLHPSYQQPIMQQVQSHINQSPFMATMAQIQSPHALYSHKSEVAQYAHTGLLPQTMVITDTANLSALTNLTPTKQVFTSESETHTESGIHTSVSQTPTIHLQNQDTTIQHVQPGHLLTPSPAVSSSSLVLYHSSDSTNSHSHLLPSTHSVIETFIPTQMASSTQ
- the HNF1A gene encoding hepatocyte nuclear factor 1-alpha isoform X2, encoding MVSKLSHLQVELLGALLESGLTKETLIKALGEVDPYALQSESQRAISAIQVEKGEPCAEIPNLSNGMEESRMSEEETSDDGEEFTPPIMKELENLSPEEAAHQKAVVDRLLQEDPWRVAKMVKSYLQQHNIPQREVVDTTGLNQSHLSQHLNKGTPMKTQKRAALYTWYVRKQREVAQQFTHAGQGLVAEEPMGDDLPTKKGRRNRFKWGPASQQILFQAYERQKNPSKEEREALVEECNRAECIQRGVSPSQAQGLGSNLVTEVRVYNWFANRRKEEAFRHKLAMDTYSGPQPSSAPSLTSHNSSSLQPTPAISPSKVHGMRYNQQPANEAESSSSNHHGNSSMVTTQTILHQVSPPGLEPSQNLLSTDTKLISAHGGPLPPVSTLTALHSLEQNPHTLSQQTQNLIMASLPGVMAIGAGETSSLAPAFTNTGASTLVIGLASTQAQSVPVINSMGSSLTTLQPVQFSQQLHPSYQQPIMQQVQSHINQSPFMATMAQIQSPHALYSHKSEVAQYAHTGLLPQTMVITDTANLSALTNLTPTKQVFTSESETHTESGIHTSVSQTPTIHLQNQDTTIQHVQPGHLLTPSPAVSSSSLVLYHSSDSTNSHSHLLPSTHSVIETFIPTQMASSTQ